One window of Methanobacterium alkalithermotolerans genomic DNA carries:
- a CDS encoding alpha/beta hydrolase: protein MNSPEKDLKKIAQDFMDELLQGDFTSAWSRFDEDMKNALNQEQLEEAWINTLAPAGALLQQNEMEITPMEGYHMVTIHYGFQRADIEVKIVFKKEGKISGLNFIPTTTEYNPPDYVDPSSFREVEVTVGEGKWALPGTLSMPAGSGPFPGVVLVHGSGPNDQDETIGQNKIFRDLAGGLASKGIAVLRYNKRTFQYAKELTAQEVEDITVKEEVIDDALLAIHLLRRSKNIDPDRVYLIGHSLGATLAPRIGREDNELAGIILMAGITRSLEETILDQYTYLYNLKGEISKNEQAELDDLKEKVEKLKDPDFVKNITRQDLPLDMPVNYWKDLREHDPSSIIKSLDMDILVLQGGRDYQVLESVDFKGWKEALKNKDNASFQVFPLLNHLFIAGEGKSTPQEYLVEGHVEKEVIDCMVKWIN, encoded by the coding sequence ATGAATTCACCAGAAAAAGATTTAAAAAAAATAGCACAGGATTTTATGGACGAACTCTTACAGGGGGATTTTACATCCGCCTGGAGCAGATTTGATGAGGATATGAAAAACGCCTTAAACCAGGAACAATTAGAAGAAGCCTGGATAAATACCCTTGCCCCGGCAGGAGCACTCCTGCAACAAAATGAGATGGAGATAACTCCAATGGAAGGTTACCATATGGTCACTATTCATTATGGTTTCCAGAGAGCAGATATTGAAGTAAAAATTGTTTTTAAAAAGGAGGGAAAAATCAGTGGCTTGAATTTCATCCCCACCACCACCGAGTATAATCCTCCAGATTACGTGGACCCTTCCTCCTTCAGGGAGGTGGAAGTAACTGTAGGAGAGGGAAAATGGGCCTTACCTGGAACTTTAAGTATGCCCGCTGGTTCCGGGCCTTTTCCGGGAGTGGTGCTGGTGCATGGATCCGGCCCTAATGACCAGGATGAAACCATAGGGCAAAATAAGATATTCCGGGACCTGGCAGGGGGTTTAGCTTCTAAGGGCATAGCCGTACTCCGCTATAATAAAAGAACCTTCCAGTATGCTAAAGAGTTAACCGCGCAAGAAGTGGAGGATATAACAGTTAAAGAAGAAGTAATTGACGATGCCCTTCTAGCCATTCATCTCCTGCGACGCAGCAAAAACATAGACCCGGACAGGGTATATTTAATAGGCCACAGTTTAGGAGCCACCCTGGCCCCCCGTATAGGAAGAGAAGATAATGAATTAGCCGGGATAATTCTTATGGCTGGTATAACCCGTTCTCTGGAGGAAACCATATTAGATCAGTATACTTATCTTTATAATCTAAAGGGAGAAATAAGTAAAAATGAGCAGGCTGAGCTGGATGATTTAAAAGAAAAGGTGGAGAAATTAAAGGATCCTGATTTTGTTAAAAACATTACCCGGCAGGACCTACCATTGGATATGCCAGTTAATTACTGGAAGGATCTGCGTGAGCATGACCCCTCCTCTATTATTAAATCTTTGGATATGGATATTCTGGTTCTCCAGGGGGGAAGAGATTATCAGGTCCTGGAATCAGTTGATTTTAAAGGATGGAAGGAAGCCCTTAAAAATAAAGATAATGCCAGTTTCCAGGTTTTCCCATTATTGAATCATTTATTTATAGCCGGTGAGGGTAAATCCACTCCCCAGGAGTACCTGGTGGAGGGTCATGTGGAAAAAGAAGTAATAGATTGTATGGTTAAATGGATAAATTAA
- a CDS encoding MarR family winged helix-turn-helix transcriptional regulator, whose product MNTEDIRTVTDLFDEINEKLMKTSQETLLNIYKDLTIAEANAIYAIGPEGPKTMKEIAQALGVAVSTPTRIIDRLLEKGFVSRTVGKEDRRKLLIELTPQGKKLVSDIDNESLEVTKKMLKGLSPEEIETFTRILLKISENI is encoded by the coding sequence ATGAATACTGAGGATATCCGCACCGTCACCGACCTTTTTGATGAAATAAATGAAAAACTGATGAAAACCAGTCAGGAAACTCTGTTAAATATTTATAAGGATTTAACCATAGCCGAGGCCAATGCCATCTATGCCATAGGGCCAGAAGGACCTAAAACCATGAAAGAAATCGCCCAGGCCCTGGGAGTTGCGGTTAGTACCCCCACCCGAATAATAGACCGGCTCCTGGAAAAAGGTTTTGTAAGTAGGACTGTGGGAAAAGAAGATCGCAGAAAACTATTAATTGAACTAACACCCCAGGGGAAAAAATTAGTAAGTGATATTGATAACGAATCACTGGAAGTAACTAAAAAAATGTTAAAGGGCTTATCTCCTGAAGAGATAGAAACCTTTACCCGGATACTCTTAAAGATAAGTGAAAATATTTAA
- a CDS encoding signal peptidase I, producing MNKISNKVIILIVMVFLIASVSFIGAAGMLLSSDMRVVVDTAMSPAINQGDIVIINKNPDTIVEGDVVIYDATWYPQPVIARVVSIKNDSNGNPLYEMKADKNPDPYPGWVPLKEISKVVYVFPEIGHINLMIRGL from the coding sequence ATGAATAAAATATCTAATAAAGTTATCATTTTAATTGTTATGGTGTTTTTAATTGCTTCCGTATCATTTATAGGTGCTGCCGGGATGTTATTATCATCGGATATGAGGGTTGTGGTAGATACCGCCATGTCCCCAGCTATTAACCAGGGAGACATAGTAATAATTAATAAAAATCCAGATACTATAGTAGAGGGAGATGTAGTTATTTATGATGCCACCTGGTATCCCCAGCCGGTAATAGCCAGAGTTGTTTCTATTAAAAATGATTCAAATGGAAATCCCCTCTATGAAATGAAAGCAGACAAAAATCCAGATCCTTACCCTGGGTGGGTACCCTTAAAGGAGATATCAAAAGTTGTATATGTATTTCCTGAAATAGGGCATATTAACTTAATGATCCGGGGATTATAA
- a CDS encoding SHOCT domain-containing protein — MVNCINCSTENLETSNYCKNCGRSLNQNETKNQDNTVEQTNLQIAVSFYESMPGRVSLGNNSRYIKGILELDENEIIVHKKSFWRGKDRGTKHIRYDNITSVDYDAGKFLALPSIQVYLSSVEYSFRSDDKRLKELYEIIRQKIDESHNKSELKISPLDELKKLAELKDMGVVTQEEFELKKKELLGL, encoded by the coding sequence ATGGTAAATTGTATTAATTGCAGTACTGAAAACCTGGAGACTAGTAATTATTGTAAAAATTGTGGAAGGAGTCTAAATCAAAATGAAACTAAAAATCAAGATAATACTGTGGAGCAGACTAATCTACAGATTGCAGTTTCATTCTATGAATCAATGCCGGGAAGAGTAAGCCTGGGCAACAATTCCAGATATATTAAAGGTATTTTAGAATTAGATGAAAATGAAATAATAGTCCATAAAAAAAGCTTCTGGAGAGGAAAAGATCGTGGCACAAAGCACATCAGGTACGATAATATAACTAGTGTGGACTATGATGCAGGTAAATTTTTAGCCCTGCCCAGTATTCAAGTATACCTATCCAGTGTGGAATATTCATTTAGAAGTGATGATAAAAGATTAAAAGAATTATATGAAATAATACGTCAAAAAATTGATGAATCCCATAATAAATCAGAATTAAAGATTAGTCCCCTGGATGAACTTAAAAAATTAGCTGAATTAAAAGATATGGGCGTAGTAACTCAAGAAGAATTCGAATTAAAGAAAAAAGAACTATTAGGACTGTAA
- a CDS encoding nuclear transport factor 2 family protein, with amino-acid sequence MENQEKIKMVEDYILAYNNFDVPGMVSYLHEDMLFQNISQGKVTLELKGRNSFTRQAYQAVNLFKEREIIITEVNFEKEDMIVKIDYKGTLGVDVPDGPKKGEKIELKGGSIFQFKEGKISSIKDIN; translated from the coding sequence ATGGAAAACCAAGAAAAAATCAAAATGGTAGAAGACTACATTCTAGCTTACAATAACTTCGACGTACCGGGAATGGTATCCTATCTCCACGAGGACATGCTATTCCAGAACATCTCCCAGGGAAAGGTCACCCTGGAGTTAAAGGGCCGAAACTCTTTCACCCGGCAAGCCTACCAGGCTGTAAATCTTTTCAAAGAAAGGGAAATCATAATCACCGAGGTAAACTTTGAAAAAGAGGACATGATAGTTAAAATAGACTACAAGGGCACTCTGGGAGTGGATGTTCCCGATGGACCAAAAAAGGGTGAAAAAATAGAGTTAAAGGGGGGTTCTATTTTTCAGTTTAAAGAGGGTAAGATCAGTTCTATTAAGGATATTAATTAA
- a CDS encoding DUF5518 domain-containing protein, which translates to MMEVHWKKVRKGLLLSLLLWLILGELAGDLGGIIGFILATLFVGYRVGEGYKSGALHGALVGLVGGIIGGSVIGILYILGLGSTAQALWPVTGIVEAILIIILYGVFGAISGAVGSIIKKSV; encoded by the coding sequence ATGATGGAAGTACATTGGAAAAAAGTCAGAAAAGGTTTATTACTTTCTTTATTACTGTGGCTTATTCTGGGAGAGCTTGCCGGGGACCTGGGTGGTATTATAGGCTTTATACTGGCTACCTTATTTGTGGGTTACCGGGTGGGGGAAGGCTATAAAAGCGGGGCCCTTCATGGCGCACTGGTGGGTTTAGTAGGGGGTATTATTGGAGGATCAGTTATAGGGATCTTATATATCCTGGGATTAGGAAGTACAGCCCAGGCACTGTGGCCTGTTACCGGGATAGTGGAAGCAATCTTAATAATAATTTTATATGGTGTTTTTGGAGCAATTAGTGGGGCAGTAGGTAGTATAATCAAAAAATCAGTATAA
- a CDS encoding type II CAAX endopeptidase family protein, whose protein sequence is MVKSGERKKEGITIRGLMNYFLTGKGNITGDEPSTPATNPKKTVTTFVVLTFALSSIFWYLTSRTPLVADNATILLLYTVGSMWCPALAAVITRLYYQRNLKGFGFGLGKPIWLLVGILLPIAAGLIMFGLAWISGIAPFNLEGAANILTLTFIPSLLFAIALNCFFAAGEEFGWRGFLVPELARFQTFTQLALLSAAIWTLWHFPMILFGPYHGTGSLIFSLAVFIPSVMGAGLILAWLRIISGSVWVAVLFHGFWNYFIQQFYPALTQTTDSGEMMLGEFGWFAAIMYVILAIIFWYYRKKLPELPAEGV, encoded by the coding sequence GTGGTAAAATCAGGTGAAAGGAAAAAAGAAGGGATTACCATAAGGGGATTGATGAACTATTTTTTAACTGGAAAAGGGAATATTACGGGGGATGAACCATCAACTCCGGCCACTAATCCAAAAAAGACAGTAACTACTTTTGTTGTGTTAACCTTTGCTTTATCCTCCATTTTCTGGTACCTTACATCCCGGACACCTTTAGTTGCAGATAATGCCACCATTCTACTTCTCTATACTGTTGGTTCTATGTGGTGTCCGGCCCTGGCTGCTGTTATCACCCGTTTATACTACCAGCGTAATTTGAAGGGATTCGGGTTTGGCCTGGGAAAACCCATCTGGCTTTTAGTGGGCATCCTGCTCCCCATTGCTGCCGGGCTTATCATGTTTGGTTTAGCATGGATATCAGGGATAGCACCTTTTAACCTCGAAGGGGCTGCAAATATCCTCACCCTTACTTTCATACCTTCCTTACTATTTGCAATAGCTTTAAACTGTTTTTTTGCCGCTGGAGAAGAGTTTGGTTGGCGTGGATTTTTAGTACCGGAACTGGCCCGATTCCAGACATTCACCCAACTTGCCCTATTATCTGCGGCTATATGGACTCTCTGGCATTTTCCCATGATCCTCTTTGGTCCTTATCATGGGACCGGGTCACTGATATTCTCCCTGGCTGTTTTTATTCCCTCGGTGATGGGGGCCGGTTTAATCCTGGCCTGGCTTCGTATCATATCCGGAAGTGTATGGGTGGCAGTACTTTTCCATGGATTCTGGAACTACTTCATCCAGCAGTTCTATCCCGCCCTCACTCAGACTACTGATTCAGGAGAGATGATGCTGGGGGAGTTTGGATGGTTTGCAGCCATCATGTATGTGATTCTGGCTATCATATTCTGGTATTATAGAAAAAAACTTCCTGAATTACCGGCAGAAGGAGTATAA
- a CDS encoding methyltransferase family protein produces MVTIIVPLVIIINFNLQLVTLDSLLSAFKLIIGILLVFIGLGFFISTNKLFIIRGRGTLAPWDPPENLVVTGAHAHLRNPMIAAVSMILLGESLIFSGWELLLWTAFFFILNHIYIVYKEEVDLTKKFGDEYIEYRDNVPRWIPRLKPWKKINK; encoded by the coding sequence ATGGTTACTATAATAGTCCCTTTAGTTATAATTATAAATTTTAATCTGCAACTTGTAACCTTAGATTCGCTTTTATCTGCCTTTAAGTTAATTATCGGTATATTATTAGTTTTTATTGGATTAGGATTTTTCATATCTACCAATAAATTATTTATAATTAGAGGTAGAGGAACCCTGGCACCCTGGGATCCTCCAGAGAATCTAGTGGTAACTGGTGCCCATGCACATCTTAGAAACCCTATGATCGCTGCGGTTAGCATGATTCTATTAGGAGAGTCATTGATTTTTTCAGGATGGGAGTTACTCTTATGGACTGCATTTTTCTTCATTTTAAATCATATTTACATTGTATATAAAGAAGAAGTAGATTTAACAAAGAAATTTGGGGATGAATATATAGAATATAGGGATAATGTTCCCCGATGGATCCCCCGTTTGAAGCCCTGGAAAAAAATAAATAAATGA
- a CDS encoding zinc-ribbon domain-containing protein has translation MSRECNQCGSDSPPGSRFCMNCGTPLIKKQVRENTPAAGWWSSQNNGVKALTLVGACCVGMIVLVGIIGLLSPDASTSSYPGSSYSSYDSYSSYDYSRDYSSSVSDDSLRNFYYDHQSGISTANADCPYCGGTLDLLSDGSSTLIVCRDCDAYYYD, from the coding sequence ATGTCCCGGGAGTGTAATCAATGTGGCAGTGATAGTCCGCCAGGGTCCCGGTTTTGCATGAACTGTGGAACCCCCTTAATAAAAAAGCAGGTGCGTGAAAATACTCCCGCAGCAGGCTGGTGGAGTTCTCAAAATAATGGAGTAAAAGCTTTAACCTTGGTAGGGGCTTGTTGTGTAGGTATGATAGTCTTAGTAGGGATTATTGGTCTTTTATCTCCAGATGCAAGTACCAGTAGTTATCCTGGTAGCAGTTACAGTTCTTATGATAGTTACAGTTCTTATGATTATAGCCGTGATTATTCTTCCAGTGTTAGTGATGATTCTTTAAGGAATTTCTACTATGACCATCAAAGTGGTATTTCCACTGCCAATGCCGATTGTCCTTATTGTGGAGGCACCCTTGATTTATTAAGTGATGGTAGTTCTACACTGATAGTCTGCCGGGATTGTGATGCCTATTATTATGATTAG
- a CDS encoding DUF2085 domain-containing protein, with protein sequence MKGWGPIQNILKVSGSCICHRIPERTFRVNNYYFPVCSRCTGIYLGSIIYFIYVYFYYVDYNIWLIILAILMIIPTFLDGLTQYFNLRISNNYLRFTSGVLAGLGLAILVKYFKWALFLYFGS encoded by the coding sequence ATGAAAGGTTGGGGCCCTATCCAGAATATTTTAAAGGTATCTGGAAGTTGCATCTGCCACCGCATACCAGAGCGGACCTTCAGAGTAAATAATTATTATTTTCCGGTCTGTTCCCGTTGCACCGGAATTTACCTGGGCTCAATTATTTACTTTATCTATGTATATTTTTATTATGTGGACTATAATATCTGGCTAATTATTTTAGCTATTTTAATGATTATTCCCACTTTCCTAGATGGTTTAACCCAGTATTTTAATCTACGGATAAGTAATAATTATTTAAGATTTACATCTGGTGTTTTAGCCGGTTTGGGATTAGCTATTCTGGTTAAATATTTTAAATGGGCCTTATTTTTATATTTTGGATCATAA
- a CDS encoding zinc-ribbon domain-containing protein yields the protein MKKVVSSLEIENLIQKRDLKELEEIDDPEALDGLIEALEHDYYLVRAAAATALGNMGHEKSVEPLSQALNKEKYTKPALKMIQALEKTGDHRAIPSLNDAQNWSEPSIQTAASRALENLRKQEIILEEEPERSKEIKNEEVNGSEVLEEFETAKGLEEEIPEDVNLESEIDPEIPASRRTFPCGHENPADADFCVICGKNPSLIECENCGKENNKEARFCTNCARPLEKIHEIKCENCGFLNPDNARFCTNCAHPLVKGLKINCPECGTENVAEARYCQQCAFNLKPGGKISPVSSSGPGRVKESTYTSNFQYKNPEIEQGLSAGEAILIILFSPIAGLIGFLAWNDSKPKKAKESCIIGIIMLVIVLFILI from the coding sequence GTGAAAAAGGTGGTTTCCTCCCTGGAAATAGAAAATTTGATTCAAAAAAGAGATCTTAAAGAATTAGAAGAAATAGATGATCCCGAAGCACTGGATGGATTAATTGAAGCATTAGAACATGATTATTACCTGGTAAGGGCGGCAGCAGCAACAGCATTGGGGAATATGGGCCATGAAAAATCGGTTGAACCTTTAAGTCAAGCTTTAAATAAGGAAAAATACACAAAACCCGCACTTAAAATGATTCAAGCCCTGGAAAAAACCGGTGACCACCGGGCTATACCCTCTTTGAATGATGCCCAAAATTGGAGTGAACCCTCTATCCAGACGGCTGCCTCCCGGGCATTGGAAAATCTTAGAAAACAGGAAATAATATTAGAAGAAGAACCAGAAAGATCTAAAGAAATAAAAAACGAAGAAGTAAACGGATCAGAAGTTCTAGAAGAATTTGAAACAGCTAAAGGTTTAGAAGAAGAAATACCAGAAGATGTAAATCTGGAATCAGAAATAGATCCAGAAATTCCTGCTTCCAGGAGAACTTTTCCCTGTGGCCATGAAAACCCGGCTGATGCAGACTTTTGTGTGATTTGTGGTAAAAATCCCTCTTTAATAGAATGTGAAAACTGTGGAAAAGAGAATAATAAAGAGGCCAGGTTTTGCACTAACTGTGCCCGGCCTCTGGAAAAAATTCACGAGATAAAATGTGAAAACTGCGGCTTTCTAAATCCAGATAATGCCCGGTTTTGCACTAATTGCGCCCATCCCCTGGTAAAGGGCCTTAAAATAAACTGTCCTGAATGTGGAACTGAAAACGTGGCAGAAGCCCGGTACTGTCAACAATGTGCCTTTAATTTAAAACCAGGTGGAAAAATAAGTCCAGTTAGTTCTTCTGGCCCGGGCAGGGTTAAAGAAAGCACATATACATCTAACTTTCAATACAAAAATCCTGAAATCGAACAGGGCTTAAGTGCTGGTGAAGCTATTTTAATCATATTATTTTCACCCATAGCCGGCTTAATAGGATTTTTAGCGTGGAATGATAGTAAACCCAAAAAGGCCAAGGAATCATGTATTATTGGAATCATCATGTTAGTTATAGTATTATTCATCTTAATCTAG
- a CDS encoding zinc ribbon domain-containing protein, which translates to MVLRNLLRDEQGFFIFGPLWFVVLVGIIYFIYSLTRDNPSQQSYQTSNLHNLVLETECPSCGRINPQQARFCINCSHSFLTRTCPQCGTENLSDARYCQECALLLS; encoded by the coding sequence ATGGTTTTAAGGAATCTTTTAAGGGATGAACAGGGATTTTTCATATTTGGACCATTATGGTTTGTGGTGCTGGTGGGGATAATCTATTTTATTTACTCCCTTACCCGGGATAATCCCTCCCAGCAATCCTACCAAACCAGCAATCTCCACAACCTGGTTCTGGAAACAGAATGTCCCTCCTGTGGAAGGATTAATCCACAACAGGCCCGATTCTGTATTAACTGCAGTCACTCCTTTTTAACACGAACTTGTCCTCAATGTGGTACTGAAAATCTATCTGATGCCCGGTACTGCCAGGAGTGTGCCCTGCTTTTATCATAA
- a CDS encoding zinc ribbon domain-containing protein has product MIDNQINQGLSCMICGFKNVEGARFCANCGKELKTSINNCNQCGFENVAGAKFCAECGNELPLDDSQLGHSSICLVCSTKNPENSKFCVACAESLPLKNDASETTCPYCNFTNVKSSVYCAECGKILFKNSPHSKYKRRRPVYNQDEGESAKCTDFSNKPGLQEELNNTLFEIEEKAQPIFKELDSTINKIFNKKENKYGYLLCESCAGYYELKAGESADDFVECQCGGKLFFSTIRK; this is encoded by the coding sequence ATGATAGATAATCAAATTAATCAGGGATTATCATGTATGATTTGTGGCTTTAAAAATGTGGAAGGAGCCCGATTTTGTGCAAATTGTGGAAAAGAACTTAAAACATCTATAAATAATTGCAATCAATGTGGATTCGAAAATGTAGCTGGTGCTAAATTTTGTGCAGAGTGTGGGAATGAACTTCCCCTTGATGATTCACAACTTGGCCATTCATCTATCTGCCTGGTATGTTCTACCAAAAATCCAGAAAATTCAAAGTTCTGTGTTGCTTGTGCAGAAAGTCTTCCCTTAAAAAATGATGCATCGGAAACGACATGTCCCTATTGTAATTTTACCAATGTTAAAAGTTCTGTCTACTGCGCGGAATGTGGTAAAATATTATTTAAAAATTCACCCCATTCCAAGTATAAACGCCGACGTCCTGTATACAATCAAGATGAGGGAGAATCAGCTAAGTGCACTGATTTTTCCAATAAACCGGGATTACAAGAAGAATTAAATAACACTCTATTTGAAATCGAAGAAAAAGCTCAACCTATATTCAAAGAACTGGACTCCACAATTAATAAAATCTTTAATAAAAAAGAGAATAAATATGGATATCTCCTTTGTGAGTCGTGTGCAGGTTACTATGAATTAAAAGCTGGTGAATCTGCTGATGATTTTGTGGAATGTCAGTGTGGAGGTAAATTATTTTTTTCTACAATTAGGAAGTAA
- a CDS encoding M48 family metallopeptidase, producing MNRKILYQLQSVEYEHEFDRKALQSLEGTPGLEKLSRKYQKHYIERVVRLDFTGSGIRVNKNNFPDIHQLLVEACDILQLNYIPELYILWDYQVNGFASGSENPIIVLYSGAIDLLSKEELLYIIGHELGHIKSGHMLYHQMGSIIPVLGEIASVLTLGISSIVGTSLTLALLYWHRMSEFTADRAGLLACQNKEAAMSAMMKMSGVPKNHFDKIKTEDFIEQAREFQDFDYDSLDKIGKAVLIMNSTHPWTVMRAHEILKWVDSGAYDQIIEKHSAIKKVSGSTGTMPCLNCGFEITGKEKFCPGCGTRFGRR from the coding sequence GTGAATCGTAAAATATTATACCAGTTACAGTCAGTTGAATATGAGCATGAATTTGACAGAAAGGCGTTGCAGAGTTTAGAAGGGACTCCGGGACTGGAGAAATTATCGCGTAAATATCAGAAACATTACATAGAAAGGGTAGTCAGATTGGATTTTACTGGTAGTGGAATAAGGGTTAATAAAAATAATTTTCCTGATATCCATCAGTTACTGGTGGAGGCCTGCGATATTTTACAGTTAAATTATATTCCAGAGCTTTATATTTTATGGGATTACCAGGTAAATGGATTTGCCAGTGGATCTGAAAATCCTATTATCGTGCTTTATTCCGGGGCTATTGATTTACTCAGTAAAGAAGAATTATTATATATTATTGGGCATGAATTAGGGCATATTAAAAGTGGACATATGCTCTATCACCAGATGGGTAGTATTATCCCTGTTCTGGGAGAAATAGCCAGTGTATTAACCTTGGGAATATCCAGTATAGTGGGTACCAGTCTTACACTGGCCTTATTATACTGGCACCGGATGTCGGAGTTTACTGCTGATAGGGCTGGTTTACTGGCCTGTCAAAATAAAGAAGCAGCAATGAGTGCCATGATGAAAATGTCGGGTGTTCCTAAAAATCATTTTGATAAAATAAAAACTGAAGATTTCATAGAACAGGCACGGGAATTCCAGGACTTTGATTATGATTCTCTGGATAAAATTGGAAAAGCAGTGCTTATTATGAACAGCACTCACCCCTGGACAGTAATGCGTGCCCATGAAATTTTAAAATGGGTGGATTCTGGAGCATACGATCAGATTATTGAAAAACACAGCGCCATCAAAAAAGTCAGTGGAAGTACCGGTACCATGCCCTGTTTAAATTGTGGATTTGAAATAACTGGAAAGGAGAAATTCTGCCCGGGATGCGGTACCAGATTTGGCCGTAGATAA
- a CDS encoding GNAT family N-acetyltransferase, translating into MNVNEIKYLHLNLNNQAELLKLIKLYENVFEMESFPYPSDNYLVKLLKNENIIFVVAKYEKDIIGGLTAHELPSTYFEANEVYVYDLAVHPNFQKKGIGSRLIEELKNISCSKGDKEIFLQADVGDDAVDFYHKIGGVPENVIHFSFSCNKKG; encoded by the coding sequence ATGAATGTAAATGAAATTAAATATTTACACTTAAATTTAAATAACCAGGCCGAACTTTTAAAATTAATCAAACTCTATGAAAATGTATTTGAAATGGAATCATTCCCTTATCCTTCAGATAATTATCTGGTTAAATTATTAAAAAATGAAAACATTATTTTTGTGGTTGCCAAATATGAAAAAGACATCATAGGTGGATTAACGGCCCATGAATTGCCCTCCACCTATTTTGAAGCCAATGAAGTATATGTATATGATCTGGCGGTTCATCCTAATTTCCAGAAAAAAGGGATAGGAAGCAGATTAATTGAAGAATTAAAAAACATATCATGCAGTAAAGGCGATAAAGAAATTTTCTTGCAGGCTGATGTTGGAGATGATGCTGTAGATTTCTACCATAAAATTGGTGGAGTTCCGGAGAATGTTATTCATTTCTCCTTTTCCTGCAATAAAAAAGGATAA
- a CDS encoding endonuclease/exonuclease/phosphatase family protein: protein MREYSLNNQDKNVLITGDFNSCTREDSSNQSEYNPLDLEKLEESGYIDLWKVGHRDEDERFTWYYHDGTGFRLDYFLASPGLYSKLNGFKVSHDAGVRDKGISDHSAILLEYI from the coding sequence ATCAGGGAATATTCTCTTAATAATCAGGATAAAAACGTTCTAATAACAGGAGACTTTAATAGCTGCACCAGGGAAGATTCCTCTAATCAAAGTGAATACAATCCCCTGGATCTAGAAAAATTAGAAGAATCAGGATACATTGACCTGTGGAAAGTAGGCCACCGGGATGAAGATGAACGCTTTACCTGGTATTACCATGATGGAACCGGCTTTAGATTGGATTACTTCCTAGCATCACCGGGTCTTTATTCAAAATTAAATGGGTTTAAAGTTTCTCATGATGCAGGGGTAAGGGATAAGGGTATTTCTGATCACTCCGCTATTTTATTGGAGTATATATAA